A section of the Methanomassiliicoccus luminyensis B10 genome encodes:
- a CDS encoding LSM domain-containing protein has protein sequence MVMPLALLEKSMDHRISLLLKDNRVLEGKLAGYDDYMNMVIEDTEERTSEQTRRLGTVVLRGNNVVSISPI, from the coding sequence ATGGTAATGCCACTCGCTTTGCTCGAGAAGTCAATGGACCACCGGATCTCCCTCTTGCTCAAGGACAACAGGGTCCTCGAGGGAAAGCTCGCCGGCTACGATGACTACATGAACATGGTCATTGAGGACACCGAGGAGCGCACTTCTGAGCAGACCAGGCGGCTGGGCACCGTGGTGCTTCGCGGCAACAACGTAGTGAGCATCTCCCCGATCTGA
- the scpB gene encoding SMC-Scp complex subunit ScpB, which translates to MLDLDPVRIVEAVLFSSSQPVKVSDIELQAQMDGTVVRKAIKQLQKEYDERGSAIEVAKTGTGYSLVVREAYRPFGRQFSPQEVPDDVLRTAAMVAYHQPVLQSDLARTLGGRVYEDVRELSKLGLVTARKKGQTLQLSTTKRFSEYFGIEGSSKTAIKKWMEKKAQGEQ; encoded by the coding sequence TTGCTGGACCTGGACCCGGTGCGCATCGTGGAAGCGGTGCTGTTCTCCTCGTCCCAGCCGGTGAAGGTATCGGACATAGAGCTCCAGGCGCAGATGGACGGGACGGTGGTCCGGAAGGCCATCAAGCAGCTGCAGAAGGAGTACGACGAGAGGGGCTCGGCCATCGAAGTGGCGAAGACGGGCACCGGGTACTCCCTGGTAGTGAGGGAGGCGTACCGGCCGTTCGGGCGGCAGTTCTCCCCCCAGGAGGTGCCGGACGACGTGCTCCGCACTGCCGCCATGGTGGCGTACCATCAGCCAGTGCTGCAGAGCGACCTCGCCAGGACGCTGGGCGGCCGGGTCTACGAGGACGTCAGGGAGCTTTCCAAGCTCGGCCTGGTGACGGCAAGGAAGAAGGGGCAGACGCTGCAGCTCTCCACCACCAAGCGGTTCTCCGAATACTTCGGGATCGAGGGGTCGAGCAAGACCGCCATCAAGAAGTGGATGGAGAAAAAGGCCCAGGGCGAGCAGTGA
- a CDS encoding thiamine-phosphate synthase family protein, which yields MDEDIEMYGRMKVAVDRIESCGPFASLVPEVRTNFVYARAGARDRNDVLAVEGRITVVGGRPQAAGPIRFGASSHMARFMVHVHRAFPSVRAGINFSNDPSLVRFLEGYCAKKGWSLIAVDRSHEPDEIKEQEEASMPWKAGEVLRLAGSRAPKVIYENGAVGKEPVTAILGTDPIEVAEEMCELAQAYQAFRSPPPVVGKVHTKTLEAMLKDRLGAPTDKLLVPPRSGVDSGVVDIGGGKVLVVAEDPIFIMPGMPLDFFGWVTVHIGASDVAVMGVRPQFMTYSLLLPPGTPDRDLEVIVDSVHRAARDLGITIVGGHTGYYPGFTSPTIGGITVFSVVDKEAYITPQGARPGDDVLITKGPAIEASGALGVLGRDELAARYGEDITARAAALTSKVTVVKDALAAREAGGVTAMHDATEGGVAGGLYEVAAASGVGMEVDERKMPFPQEVKAVCEMYGMDPLKAISEGTLILTCDPSSSRRVMEALRREGIESAVIGKATADPGTRRMTRRDGTVEELEMPGQDPFWPIFFKVLGA from the coding sequence GTGGACGAGGACATCGAGATGTATGGGCGGATGAAGGTCGCGGTGGACAGGATCGAGAGCTGCGGGCCGTTCGCCTCCTTGGTGCCGGAGGTGCGGACCAACTTCGTCTACGCCCGCGCCGGGGCCAGGGACAGGAACGATGTCCTGGCCGTGGAGGGGCGCATCACCGTGGTAGGCGGACGGCCCCAGGCGGCCGGGCCGATAAGGTTCGGAGCGTCCAGCCACATGGCCCGGTTCATGGTGCATGTGCACAGGGCTTTCCCTTCCGTCAGGGCGGGGATCAACTTCTCCAACGATCCTTCCCTGGTCAGGTTCCTGGAGGGGTATTGCGCGAAGAAGGGATGGAGCCTCATCGCCGTGGACCGCTCCCATGAGCCGGACGAGATCAAGGAGCAGGAGGAGGCGTCAATGCCCTGGAAGGCGGGGGAGGTGCTGCGGCTGGCCGGCAGCAGGGCGCCGAAGGTCATCTACGAGAACGGCGCCGTGGGGAAGGAGCCGGTGACGGCCATCCTGGGGACCGATCCCATCGAGGTGGCCGAGGAGATGTGCGAGCTGGCCCAAGCGTACCAGGCGTTCCGCTCCCCGCCGCCGGTGGTGGGCAAGGTGCACACCAAGACCCTGGAGGCGATGCTGAAGGACCGGCTGGGAGCACCCACCGACAAGCTGCTGGTACCTCCGCGCTCGGGGGTGGACTCCGGAGTGGTGGACATCGGCGGCGGAAAGGTGCTGGTAGTGGCCGAGGACCCCATATTCATCATGCCCGGCATGCCGCTGGACTTCTTTGGCTGGGTCACCGTGCACATCGGCGCGAGCGACGTGGCGGTGATGGGGGTCCGGCCGCAGTTCATGACCTATTCTCTGCTACTTCCTCCGGGCACCCCGGACCGCGACCTGGAGGTCATCGTCGACTCGGTGCATCGGGCGGCCAGGGACCTCGGGATCACCATCGTGGGCGGCCACACCGGCTACTATCCAGGGTTCACCAGCCCCACCATCGGCGGCATCACCGTGTTCTCCGTAGTGGACAAAGAAGCCTACATCACGCCCCAGGGCGCCAGGCCCGGGGACGACGTGCTCATCACCAAGGGCCCGGCCATCGAGGCCTCGGGGGCCCTGGGGGTGCTGGGACGGGACGAGCTGGCGGCCCGGTACGGGGAGGATATCACGGCGAGGGCCGCCGCCCTCACCAGCAAGGTCACGGTGGTCAAGGACGCCCTGGCCGCCCGGGAGGCCGGCGGGGTCACCGCCATGCACGACGCCACCGAGGGCGGCGTGGCCGGGGGGCTCTACGAGGTCGCCGCCGCGTCCGGGGTGGGGATGGAGGTGGATGAAAGAAAGATGCCCTTCCCCCAAGAGGTCAAGGCGGTGTGCGAGATGTACGGCATGGACCCGCTGAAGGCCATCTCGGAGGGCACCCTGATCCTCACCTGCGACCCCTCGAGCTCGCGGCGCGTCATGGAGGCCCTTCGCCGGGAGGGCATCGAGTCCGCGGTCATCGGCAAGGCCACCGCCGACCCGGGGACGCGGAGGATGACCCGCCGGGACGGCACCGTCGAGGAGCTGGAGATGCCGGGACAGGATCCCTTCTGGCCTATCTTCTTCAAGGTCCTGGGCGCGTAA
- a CDS encoding ABC transporter permease: MKRRDWLIDFVSGRGFRTGWTVFIIAFFLFFVILPTVYVISYVFTDWDSITVVIGQPETLDIILDAVMASFAIAGIVTVIDFLAGLPIAWMMVRKEFRGKRFLDTMIDMPLAVPTAALGFSAAIFWATTPDAPPFSMSSFGLGISSPFLLIILLHVVFSYPYMVRSLTAILDEIDETYETAGRTLGASRLTAARTITLPLFRAGLATGVILCFARSMSETGGTMIALSTMGASDTFATGPTLIGAWKTLSGSDPSYGPALAVVSIILIVLSLVLLVILKLIIMKFHLPLRKVWPMPEKLLSKGAFPKIKDGLAVLFLALIVLIPSFFIFTFVLFSEPAASDWSAFWGALSSSFALAGIVTVIDLVLGIPFALYISKNRDRKASHILDVLVNVPLIVPTAALGISLSMFWSQVGMSSTFGPLILVLVHVAFTYPLVVRNVAGAVEEVNPSYEETARTLGARPIQSFRRVLYPLVKGSILAGAIMAFTRSLGETGATLAVLGEDAPVAPVYIVSLVEGHMYYQAAMACIILIVISYLAMLLLRYATRKEVA; encoded by the coding sequence ATGAAGCGCAGGGATTGGCTTATCGATTTCGTCAGCGGTAGGGGCTTCCGGACGGGATGGACCGTCTTCATCATCGCCTTCTTTCTGTTCTTCGTCATCCTTCCCACCGTCTACGTCATCTCTTATGTTTTCACCGACTGGGATTCCATTACCGTCGTGATCGGCCAGCCGGAGACGCTCGACATCATCCTCGACGCCGTCATGGCCTCCTTTGCCATCGCCGGCATCGTCACGGTCATAGACTTCCTGGCCGGCCTGCCGATAGCCTGGATGATGGTGCGCAAGGAGTTCCGGGGCAAGAGGTTCCTCGACACCATGATCGACATGCCCCTGGCGGTCCCCACCGCCGCGCTGGGCTTCTCCGCCGCGATCTTCTGGGCGACCACGCCGGACGCTCCCCCGTTCTCCATGTCAAGCTTCGGGCTGGGCATCAGCTCCCCGTTCCTGCTGATCATCCTGCTGCACGTGGTGTTCTCGTACCCCTACATGGTGCGGTCCCTCACGGCGATACTGGATGAAATAGACGAAACGTACGAGACCGCGGGAAGGACCCTGGGGGCGAGCCGCCTCACTGCCGCGAGGACCATCACCCTCCCCCTGTTCCGGGCCGGGCTGGCCACCGGCGTCATCCTGTGCTTCGCCCGCAGCATGAGCGAGACCGGCGGCACCATGATCGCCCTGTCCACCATGGGGGCGTCCGATACGTTCGCCACCGGCCCCACCCTGATCGGCGCATGGAAGACGCTGTCGGGATCGGACCCCTCCTACGGCCCCGCCCTGGCCGTAGTGTCCATCATACTCATCGTCCTGTCGCTCGTCCTCCTGGTCATCCTGAAGCTCATCATCATGAAGTTCCACCTGCCCCTGCGGAAGGTATGGCCCATGCCCGAGAAGCTCCTGAGCAAGGGAGCGTTCCCCAAGATCAAGGACGGCTTGGCGGTATTGTTCCTCGCGCTCATAGTGCTCATCCCCTCCTTCTTCATCTTCACCTTCGTCCTGTTCTCCGAACCTGCCGCTTCCGATTGGTCCGCCTTCTGGGGAGCCCTGTCCTCGTCCTTCGCCCTGGCCGGCATAGTCACCGTCATCGACCTGGTCCTGGGCATACCGTTCGCCCTGTACATTTCCAAGAACCGCGACCGCAAAGCGTCCCATATCCTGGACGTCCTGGTCAACGTGCCCCTTATCGTGCCCACCGCCGCGCTGGGGATATCGCTGAGCATGTTCTGGAGCCAGGTGGGCATGTCGTCGACCTTCGGCCCCCTCATCCTGGTGTTGGTGCACGTCGCCTTCACCTACCCCCTAGTGGTCCGCAACGTGGCCGGCGCGGTGGAGGAGGTCAACCCGTCCTATGAGGAGACGGCCAGGACCCTGGGGGCCCGGCCGATCCAGAGCTTTCGCAGGGTGTTGTACCCCCTGGTCAAGGGGTCCATCCTGGCCGGCGCGATCATGGCCTTCACCAGAAGCCTGGGGGAAACGGGGGCGACGCTGGCGGTCCTGGGCGAGGATGCCCCGGTGGCCCCGGTCTACATCGTGAGCCTGGTGGAGGGCCACATGTACTACCAGGCCGCCATGGCCTGCATAATCCTCATAGTGATCTCTTACCTGGCCATGCTGCTGCTCCGCTACGCCACCCGGAAGGAGGTGGCGTAA
- a CDS encoding sugar phosphate nucleotidyltransferase, producing MKALILAGGLGTRLRPLTYAMPKPLVPLLGKPLVCHIIDPLPPEVDTVILAVSYMKDTLEQYFREHDVGREVILVNEDRPLGTGGAVRNVSRYLDDTFIAFNGDVVASADLSDMLRYHRSHGGIATMSLWEVEDPTAFGVVARDSRGRVTRFQEKPDMEEAISNSINAGVYIFERDVLDLIPDGVVSLEREVFPSMLDCGLYGYELKGYWIDCGTRENYLRAQRTLLGISGSSESPGLTNEGAEVVGANMLQRARLKGCRIGPHVYAENGVTVSAGAEVSESMLLCGASVGEGAVVRGSIVGPGVAVGKGQRVIDEILA from the coding sequence ATGAAGGCTCTAATTCTGGCCGGCGGCCTGGGAACGCGGCTCCGCCCGCTCACCTACGCTATGCCCAAGCCGCTGGTGCCCCTGCTAGGCAAGCCCTTGGTGTGCCATATAATCGACCCGCTCCCCCCGGAAGTGGACACGGTCATCCTGGCGGTGTCGTATATGAAGGACACTTTAGAGCAGTACTTCCGGGAGCATGACGTGGGCAGGGAGGTGATCCTCGTCAACGAGGACCGGCCATTGGGCACCGGAGGCGCGGTGAGGAACGTATCCCGGTACCTCGACGATACCTTCATCGCCTTCAACGGCGACGTGGTGGCCTCCGCGGACCTCAGCGACATGCTGCGGTACCATCGCTCCCATGGGGGCATCGCCACGATGTCCCTCTGGGAAGTGGAGGATCCCACCGCCTTCGGGGTAGTGGCCAGGGACAGCAGGGGACGCGTTACTCGGTTCCAGGAGAAGCCCGATATGGAGGAGGCGATCTCCAACTCCATCAACGCGGGGGTCTACATCTTCGAGAGGGATGTCCTGGACCTCATTCCCGATGGAGTGGTATCGCTGGAGCGCGAGGTGTTCCCCAGCATGCTGGACTGCGGCCTATACGGCTACGAGCTCAAGGGGTACTGGATCGACTGCGGCACCCGGGAGAACTACCTGAGGGCGCAGAGGACCCTGCTGGGTATCAGCGGGAGCAGCGAGTCCCCCGGCCTGACCAATGAGGGCGCCGAGGTGGTGGGGGCCAACATGCTCCAGCGCGCCCGCCTGAAGGGGTGCCGGATCGGCCCCCACGTGTACGCCGAGAACGGCGTCACCGTTTCCGCCGGGGCGGAGGTCTCGGAGAGCATGCTGCTCTGCGGCGCCTCGGTGGGCGAAGGGGCGGTGGTCCGCGGCTCCATAGTCGGCCCTGGGGTGGCAGTGGGGAAGGGACAGCGTGTGATCGACGAGATCCTGGCGTGA